The Drosophila yakuba strain Tai18E2 chromosome X, Prin_Dyak_Tai18E2_2.1, whole genome shotgun sequence DNA segment TCGACGGCAGCGAATGGTTCGGCCTGATGGCCGTGCGCAGTCCGGATGGCCACCAGCCGCTCCACATCCGGGTGACGCTCTCGATGCGGGGCAAGCCCACGACGGTAATAGAGGAATAGTGCCATCCAGTTGTTATCTTATAGTAATTCGTACACACAGAACTATCTGGGCGAAATCGAGCTACTTACACGCGGCAAGTTTACACACAATGCCCCGGTTCTGTACAAGATCCGCTTTCCCAAGCATCACTTCCCGCCCAAATTGCTCCTCTTGTCGGCCAACAATCATGTGATCTGCTTTGGATCCGGCGGTGCGTATCCACGGAACTCGGGAGCACGGAGCACACGATTTAACCCATGATTTGTTTGCCCGCACCACAGAGCACAGCATCTTCATGACCCAAATCCAGTTGGAGCACATCAGGAAGTTGTCCTTTATACCGGATAAGAAGAGCTCCCTATTGCTGGATcccgacgaggaggaggaggaggtgcgAAAAACGATCGACAAGCCACCCAGTACGCCGCACATCCAGTTCAAGAAGTATGCATCCGGATATCCGGATTTTGGTCGgttaaaacacacacacacgatcGTGACATTCATTCGTTACTTAATGTCCGTTTTTGTAGAAAACCCTTTGCCCAGGCGCCCAAGGAGATTTGCGGACGCATCGACAGGGAACTGGACTTTCACTTGTCCCAAAGAACGGAACCACTTCATGGCCAAAAAGGGGATCCCAAGAGCTCCGATGACATCACAGCGCCAGTTTTTGTCGATGACGACGAAGATGATGGCCTTGAGCATCAGTTTGTGGACGAATCGGAAGCGGATGCCGAAGCGATAGAAAGCGATGGCGCTGATAGCCTGCCATCGATCACCAGGGGATCGTGGCCCTGGCTAGCGGCTATCTATGTGAACAACCTGACTTCCCTGGACTTTCAGTGCGGTGGATCGCTGGTCTCGGGACGCGTGGTAATCAGCTCGGCGCACTGCTTCAAGTTGTTCAACAAACGCTACACATCCAACGAGGTGCTCGTCTTTCTGGGCCGTCACAATTTGAAGAACTGGAACGAGGAGGGATCTCTGGCGGCTCCCGTCGATGGCATTTACATTCATCCCGACTTCAACAGTCAGCTGAGCAGCTACGATGCGGATATCGCAGTGATTATACTCAAGGACGAAGTTCGGTGGGTCTGTTTATATATTCAATCAATCCTAATACGTAACATTTATTACATTCCATGCAGATTTAACACCTTTATTCGGCCCGCTTGCCTGTGGTCTGGTTCCAGCAAAACGGAGTATATTGTGGGCGAGCGGGGCATCGTCATCGGCTGGAGCTTTGACAGATCGAACAGTACCCAAGATCAGAAGCTGTTGTCGGGGCTACCGGGCAAGAAGTCCACCGATGCCAGTGCACCCAAGGTAGTAAAGGCACCCATTGTCGGCAATGCCGAATGCTTTCGGGCCAATGCCCACTTTCGCAGCCTATCCTCAAATCGAACATTTTGCGCCGGCATCCAGGCGGAGGAACGAGATACGCATCAGAGTGGTGCCAGCATTTACACCGGCATATCGGGGGCCGGGCTTTTCATCCGCCGGAACAATCGCTGGATGCTGCGTGGCACAGTGTCAGCGGCTCTGCCCGCCGTAGAGTCAACGGATCCGGAATCTAGCCATAAGCTTTGCTGTAAGAACCAGTACATCATATATGCCGACGTGGCCAAGTTTCTGGACTGGATCACGGCCTTCGTAATTTAAATCACATCCGAAATGCGTATGGGGAACGCATTTGTATGTAAGCGCTGTGATAGCCCCTTGGGCATGGCGATGGGAAAAAGTTACTCGGAGTAATTAGCGGATATCGGTTTACTTTCTAGTTTTCGCACAGTAACTTGTGAATGATTATGGCATTTcagttttacttttatttaagaCAGTAAGGCAATtcatataataaattatggcACGGGAAAGCCAAAAGGAAGTTTCCTATAGAATCGCTACacttttaaatcaaattaacacCAAATTAACAACATTAAAATCTCAATATTTGAATTCCATCGACCACCTAAAGGAAACGTGTATACAGAGAGAATCACAGGTATGTTTGATGATAGCAAACTTAATTGATATATAGTAACATTTGCCACACCTTTGTTA contains these protein-coding regions:
- the LOC6525512 gene encoding serine protease gd isoform X1, encoding MRLHLAAILILCIEHVSKAVAQGMPISPCPKVFQYRFDGSEWFGLMAVRSPDGHQPLHIRVTLSMRGKPTTNYLGEIELLTRGKFTHNAPVLYKIRFPKHHFPPKLLLLSANNHVICFGSGEHSIFMTQIQLEHIRKLSFIPDKKSSLLLDPDEEEEEVRKTIDKPPSTPHIQFKKKPFAQAPKEICGRIDRELDFHLSQRTEPLHGQKGDPKSSDDITAPVFVDDDEDDGLEHQFVDESEADAEAIESDGADSLPSITRGSWPWLAAIYVNNLTSLDFQCGGSLVSGRVVISSAHCFKLFNKRYTSNEVLVFLGRHNLKNWNEEGSLAAPVDGIYIHPDFNSQLSSYDADIAVIILKDEVRFNTFIRPACLWSGSSKTEYIVGERGIVIGWSFDRSNSTQDQKLLSGLPGKKSTDASAPKVVKAPIVGNAECFRANAHFRSLSSNRTFCAGIQAEERDTHQSGASIYTGISGAGLFIRRNNRWMLRGTVSAALPAVESTDPESSHKLCCKNQYIIYADVAKFLDWITAFVI
- the LOC6525512 gene encoding serine protease gd isoform X2, yielding MRLHLAAILILCIEHVSKAVAQGMPISPCPKVFQYRFDGSEWFGLMAVRSPDGHQPLHIRVTLSMRGKPTTNYLGEIELLTRGKFTHNAPVLYKIRFPKHHFPPKLLLLSANNHVICFGSGEHSIFMTQIQLEHIRKLSFIPDKKSSLLLDPDEEEEEVRKTIDKPPSTPHIQFKKYASGYPDFENPLPRRPRRFADASTGNWTFTCPKERNHFMAKKGIPRAPMTSQRQFLSMTTKMMALSISLWTNRKRMPKR